In a genomic window of Styela clava chromosome 7, kaStyClav1.hap1.2, whole genome shotgun sequence:
- the LOC120328932 gene encoding uncharacterized protein LOC120328932 isoform X1, with product MCKLQIILFVVICCIAYGSTRPTTEDGSRKVSKHDRSSAARRHADVNISSHVARKMHERRRMKMLARLIAAAEDGKNISVERVMQTEPINSIYVKRKLEAKGLKGIIGYQVLPDKSSIPSHKDTSERLLSHLNGAKRDDNLRVRVVDQRPVTAPRHINEFINLADSLRQQAAMAKTCLELQKTILKLPSVRIKVKCKTTSPSRSTPVAKSFPKPQALMSHGYTAYRSNRRSYINGRGRNRHGGLNRRHTPYRRYYRG from the exons ATGTGCAAACTTCAAATTATTCTTTTCGTTGTGATCTGTTGTATCGCGTATGGGTCAACTAGACCAACTACAGAAGATGGAAGTCGAAAAGTATCAAAACACGACAG ATCTTCTGCAGCTAGGCGACATGCCGATGTTAACATCTCAAGTCATGTTGCCCGAAAAATGCATGAACGCAGAAGAATGAAAATGCTTGCGAGACTTATCGCAGCAGCTGAAGATGGAAAGAACATAAGTGTTGAG CGTGTGATGCAAACGGAGCCAATCAATTCTATATATGTGAAAAGAAAACTGGAGGCAAAAGGATTGAAAGGAATAATAGGATACCAG GTGCTTCCTGACAAGTCTTCCATCCCAAGTCACAAAGACACATCAGAGAGACTTCTGTCGCACTTGAACGGCGCGAAAAGAGATGACAATTTGCGCGTTCGGGTTGTGGATCAGCGACCCGTGACCGCCCCACGTCACATCAACGAGTTCATCAA TTTGGCCGACAGCCTGCGACAACAAGCTGCCATGGCAAAAACTTGCCTCGAACttcaaaaaacaatattaaaattgcCTTCCGTTAGAATAAAGGTGAAGTGCAAGACAACTTCTCCTAGCAGGTCGACACCAGTTGCCAAATCTTTTCCAAAACCACAGGCTCTCATGTCGCACGGATATACCGCATACAGATCCAACAGAAGGTCATACATTAATGGAAGAGGAAGGAATCGACATGGCGGACTGAACAGACGACATACGCCATACAGACGCTACTACAGGGGCTAG
- the LOC120328932 gene encoding uncharacterized protein LOC120328932 isoform X2, with the protein MCKLQIILFVVICCIAYGSTRPTTEDGSRKVSKHDRSSAARRHADVNISSHVARKMHERRRMKMLARLIAAAEDGKNISVEVLPDKSSIPSHKDTSERLLSHLNGAKRDDNLRVRVVDQRPVTAPRHINEFINLADSLRQQAAMAKTCLELQKTILKLPSVRIKVKCKTTSPSRSTPVAKSFPKPQALMSHGYTAYRSNRRSYINGRGRNRHGGLNRRHTPYRRYYRG; encoded by the exons ATGTGCAAACTTCAAATTATTCTTTTCGTTGTGATCTGTTGTATCGCGTATGGGTCAACTAGACCAACTACAGAAGATGGAAGTCGAAAAGTATCAAAACACGACAG ATCTTCTGCAGCTAGGCGACATGCCGATGTTAACATCTCAAGTCATGTTGCCCGAAAAATGCATGAACGCAGAAGAATGAAAATGCTTGCGAGACTTATCGCAGCAGCTGAAGATGGAAAGAACATAAGTGTTGAG GTGCTTCCTGACAAGTCTTCCATCCCAAGTCACAAAGACACATCAGAGAGACTTCTGTCGCACTTGAACGGCGCGAAAAGAGATGACAATTTGCGCGTTCGGGTTGTGGATCAGCGACCCGTGACCGCCCCACGTCACATCAACGAGTTCATCAA TTTGGCCGACAGCCTGCGACAACAAGCTGCCATGGCAAAAACTTGCCTCGAACttcaaaaaacaatattaaaattgcCTTCCGTTAGAATAAAGGTGAAGTGCAAGACAACTTCTCCTAGCAGGTCGACACCAGTTGCCAAATCTTTTCCAAAACCACAGGCTCTCATGTCGCACGGATATACCGCATACAGATCCAACAGAAGGTCATACATTAATGGAAGAGGAAGGAATCGACATGGCGGACTGAACAGACGACATACGCCATACAGACGCTACTACAGGGGCTAG